The nucleotide sequence TCATCACAAATTCCTGTATAACTTTATTCTCTTCCTCTGAAGGTTTGTGTTGAGGTGACATCATATCTTTTAATGCACCACTTTTATACGTCGCATCAGTTACGCCAAGTTTTTCTAATAAGCCAGAATAATTTAAACCAGAAATAATGACACCAATTGATCCAGTTGTTGTTTCTTCCGTAGCAAATATTTTATCTGAACCAGCAGAAATGTAGTACCCTCCACTTGCCGCTGTATTTTTAAATGCAGTATAGATAGGAATATCTAGCTTTTTAATTTTTGCCATTTCTTTAGCAATCTCAGCACTTTCATATATTCCTCCCCCAGGTGAATTTACTTCTAATAACACTCCCTTAACCGCTTTGTCTTCTTGAATTTTCTTTAGCTGTGTTAAAAAATTCTGATGGTTATATTGTTCCCTACTAAAAAGATTGCTTTCACCTGTATCTGCAATAACTCCATTGACGGATAGTTTGACAATCTTTTTATTTGATGCGCCTTCTTCTAACGTTTCTTCTGTGATTTCGTTAGATCCGTAAAAAATCTTATTTATTCCTGTTAGGGTTGTATTTGATGCTTCCTCTTTATCTTTTCCTGGAATTAGCGCGACGATAATGGATAGTAACAATAATCCGCACGCTACTCCCACAGCAATCCATCTTCTTTTATTCATATAAACTCCTCCTATATTCTTAGTAAAAATAATTATTTTTTATTTAGAAACACATCGACAATTTGTTGCCAATATGTTTTTTCTCCTACAATTAAAGACAACTCTCCAGTTAATCCATAACGAAACGGAAACGATTGAGTTGTTTTTAACGTTCCTTTCACTGCATAAAAAACACCTTTCTCAGTGGCAGTAGAATTTTCTGAAATTTCATCTAAAGTTCCGTCGATCGTAATCGGAGCCCCACCTTTTTGATCCAATTTAAAATGAACCTTCATCCCTTCTTTAATATAGGTACTTTCATTCGCAGGTAAAAGTGCTGTAAATTTCATTTTTGATTTTTCGTGGATCGGATAAATTTCTGCAAGCACTGTTCCTTTGGCTAGTTCTGCTTGTCCCTTTGTTTCTTCATTTAAATGAACCGTTCCAGATACAGGAGCTTTTAGTATTCCTTTTGAAAGTTGATCGTCCAAACTTTTGATAACTGACTGGTTCTTCTCTTGTTTTTCATTTAGCTCTGTAACTGTTTGTTTTACAGTTGTTATTGCTTGTTCTAGCTCTTGCTTTCCTTTTTCCGTTTGACTAATTCTGTCATTCTCAGAAGTAGTTGGTTTAACTAATTTAGCTTTTTCTGACTGATACTGTTCTACTTCTTTTTTTAGTTGCTCAATTTGTTCATTTATGCTTGCTGAAATTGTCAGTTTCACTTGATTTTTTTGATCATCAGAAACATTATTTAGTTGTTCTTGCCAATTCTCATAGTTTGCCATCATTTCTTTTGAAAAATCTTTTAATGATTGATTATTACTCCAAGCTACCTGTACTTGTTGCCATTCTTGTAATTTACTATCTGAACTCTCAATTTGTTTTTCTAGTTGTCTTTTTGTCTTTTCGTATACTTCTAATTGCTTTTGATCATTTAATTCACTTTGCTTCAAAGCGTAGCGGAGTGATTCTTTTTCTGACAACATGCTCTTTAATTGATTACTGTAGCCAAAACTGTCATCCGTTGAAAACAAATTTTTTCCTTTACTTATACTTTCAATAAATAGCTGAGCCATCTTTATTTGTTGAGTAATACGTTGGTTTTCTTGTTCTATCTGAGCCTTTTCATTCTCTATTAAAGAACAATCCAATCTAAC is from Enterococcus faecium and encodes:
- the sppA gene encoding signal peptide peptidase SppA; this encodes MNKRRWIAVGVACGLLLLSIIVALIPGKDKEEASNTTLTGINKIFYGSNEITEETLEEGASNKKIVKLSVNGVIADTGESNLFSREQYNHQNFLTQLKKIQEDKAVKGVLLEVNSPGGGIYESAEIAKEMAKIKKLDIPIYTAFKNTAASGGYYISAGSDKIFATEETTTGSIGVIISGLNYSGLLEKLGVTDATYKSGALKDMMSPQHKPSEEENKVIQEFVMSAYDRFVNVVAKGRNMDTNAVKELADGRIYDGNQAVENGLVDQIGYSEDALDSLKKEKKLTDATVIEYKNDTTGFASSWLGNKIAEWQGLKATTSDRVISVFEKLGFSDTPKPMYYYGGL
- a CDS encoding HlyD family secretion protein yields the protein MVSIKNYGKSRRGKQFMQNNNWFEHSSIYTKQHHSFYRWVLYPVILFLCIIGLFLTFAKKEVVIRTTAQLNPEKIEKLQVPLEAKIMENFLKENQFVHKDDVLVRLDCSLIENEKAQIEQENQRITQQIKMAQLFIESISKGKNLFSTDDSFGYSNQLKSMLSEKESLRYALKQSELNDQKQLEVYEKTKRQLEKQIESSDSKLQEWQQVQVAWSNNQSLKDFSKEMMANYENWQEQLNNVSDDQKNQVKLTISASINEQIEQLKKEVEQYQSEKAKLVKPTTSENDRISQTEKGKQELEQAITTVKQTVTELNEKQEKNQSVIKSLDDQLSKGILKAPVSGTVHLNEETKGQAELAKGTVLAEIYPIHEKSKMKFTALLPANESTYIKEGMKVHFKLDQKGGAPITIDGTLDEISENSTATEKGVFYAVKGTLKTTQSFPFRYGLTGELSLIVGEKTYWQQIVDVFLNKK